The Sphingosinicellaceae bacterium genome includes the window GGGCTGAAGGAGATCGTCGCGAGCATCACTGGCGCCCAGGTCTTCGCGCGCCTCAAGTTCGAGGCCGGGGTCCACCGCGTCCAGCGCGTGCCCGCGACCGAAACCCAGGGCCGCATTCACACGTCAGCCGCGACCGTCGCGGTCCTGCCGGAGGCCGAAGAGGTCGACGTGACGATCGACGAGGCCAAGGACCTCCGCATCGACGTGTTCCGCTCGTCGGGGCCGGGCGGCCAGTCGGTCAACACCACCGATTCGGCGGTGCGGATCACCCATATTCCGTCGGGGTTGGTCGTCATCCAGCAGGACGAGAAATCGCAGCACAAGAACAAGGCCAAGGCGCTGAAGGTGCTGCGGACCCGGCTGTACGAGCAGGAGCGCGCCAAGCTTCACGACGCGCGCGCCGCCGACCGCAAGTCGATGGTCGGGTCGGGCGACCGCTCGGAGCGCATCCGCACGTATAATTACCCTCAGGGGCGGGTCACCGACCACCGCATCAACCTGACGCTGCACCGGCTGCCCGAGATCATGGAGGGGCCGGGGCTCGAGGAACTGGTCAGCGCGCTGATCGCCGAGGACGAGGCGGCGCGGCTGGCGGACCTCGATGCCTGACTCCCCTCCCCCCTTGAGGGGGAGAGACAGGTTGCCACTTGGCGACCAGGGAGAGGGTAGTTCTGTCCAGCCGCGGTCGATCGAGCCCCACCCCCTCTCCCTGGCGCACAAGGGTGCGCCGGTCCCTCCCCCCCGAGGGGGGAGGGTAGGGAGTGAGCTTCGTGCCGCCGCCCTGCGGATCGACCGCCTTGATGCCGAGGTGCTGCTCGCCCACCTGCTCGACACCCCGCGCCTTTCGCTCCTCCTCGACCCCGAGCGCGCGATCGACGCCACCGCCTTCGCTGCGCTCGTCGACCGCCGCGCCGCACACGAGCCCGTCGCCTACATCGCCGGTGTCCGCGAATTCTGGTCCCTCGACCTCCACGTCGCCCCCGGCGTCCTGATCCCGCGCCCCGACTCCGAGACGCTGATCGAGGCCGCGATCCGGCATTTCCGCGACCGCTCCCCCGCTACCATCCTCGACCTTGGCACAGGTTCCGGCGCGCTTCTGCTCGCGGCGCTCAGCCAGTGGCCCGCCGCGATCGGGGTCGGCATCGACGCGTCACTCGCCGCGCTCGCGGTCGCCGCCGCGAACACCACGCGTCTCGGCTTCGGTGACCGTGCTCGCATTCTTGCCGGCGGCTGGGAGGGGACCGGGGCGGCGTTCGACATAGTCCTGTGCAACCCGCCTTACGTCGAGAGCGGCGCCGAACTCGCCCCCGACGTCCGGGACTGGGAGCCGGCACAGGCGCTGTTCGCCGGCGCCGACGGGCTCGACGCCTACCGCGTGCTCGCGCCGCTGTTGGGCGCACAGATCGCCGAGGGTGGCGTCGCGTGCATCGAGATCGGCAGCGGGCAGGGCGTGACCGCGGCGGCGCTGTTCGAGGCCGAGGGACTCAGCGTTCGACTCGAACGTGACCTCGCGGGGTTGCCGCGTTGTCTCGTCGTCACCAAATAGAGCTTGGAGCGGGGCAAGAATGCCGCTAGGGCTGGTGCCAAGGCGAGGTGGACCCCACGAAGTCCCTCGCTCGACCGACCTTTCCGGATAAATGCTAACCGTCCGGACTGGCGCGACCATGGGCAACTATGTCCAGCGGCGCGGACGACACGGGTCGGCACCCTCATCGCGAGCAGCGCAGGATCGCCTGCGCCGCCTTACGGGGACAGACACTTGATACGAAACAACAATAACCAGCAGAATGGCCGGCGTCGCGGGCGCGGTGGCGGCGGACAGGGCGGCGGCGGCGGTGGCGGCATGCCGCCGCGCGCCTCCGGTGGCCAGAATTATGGCAATAACAACCGCCTCGATATCCGCCAGCGTGGCAACGCCACCCAGCTGCTCGACAAGTACAAGACGCTGGCGCGCGACGCCGCGCAGCAGGGCGACCGGGTCGCCTCCGAATATTATCTCCAGTACGCCGACCATTATTTTCGCGTCCTGAACGAGATCCGCGAGCGCCAGCCGGAGCATCAGCGCGGGCCGCGTCCCGGCTACGATGCCGACGAGGACGGCGAGGACGTCGGCAACGGCTATAATCCCGGCTACGCCGCCGCGACCGCCGACGCCGCTCCCGCCGAGGACCGCGACGACCAGGCCGGCAACCAGCGCTACGACAACGGCAATAACGGCAACGGCCAGCGCGAGGAGCGCCAACCGCGCCAGTACGACAACCGCATCCAGGAGGGCCGTGCGCCCGAGAGCCGCGACCAACAGGGTCGCGACCAGCAGGATGACCGCCAGCAGGACGGGCGCCAGCAGGATGATCGTGGCCAGCAGCGGGAAAACCGCCAGCAGGACAACCGGGGCCAGCAGGACAATCGCCAGCAGGAGGGGCGGCAGCAGGAAGGCCGCCAGCCGGACAACCGCGGCCAGGATTCGCGCCGCGACGACGGTCGGGAAACCCGCCGCGACCGGGGCGAGCCCCGTGCCGAGCGCAATCCGAACGGCAATGCCCGCTTCGAGAGCGCTCCGCGCCCGGAAGGCAATGCCCGCGCCGACAGCGAGCCGCGTCCCGAGGCTCGGGAAGTTCCGCGTCGCGAGCCGCGCGCTCCCCGCGCGCCGCGCGAGGACTATCGCGACGAGCGGCCCCGCGCCGCCGAGCCGACACGGCGCGAGCCCGCTCCCGAGCTGGCGCTGGCCGATGACGAACCCATGATCTCGGGCCTGCCCGGTCCGGCGACTCTCGCTCCCGCAGCTCGGGCTCCTGCCCCGGTCCAGGTTGCGGCCATCCCCGATGATGTCGCGGTTATTACCGAGGAACCGCCCAAGCGCCGTCGTGGCCGGCCCCGCAAGGTTGTCGAAGAGACTCCAACCGGCACTGTCGACGCCTGACGAAACTGCCGCCGAACGCGGCTTTCTGCACTGAATAGGCCCCGGTCAGTATCTCTGACCGGGGCTTTTTCATGAGAAAGCGCGGATGGCCGGGCGTGGCAGAATGGCAACGCTCGCGAGTTCGCTGCACGCGTTAGCGCCACCGCAACGAGATTGTCATGGATGTGTCACAAACCCCCACTAGGCGCGGCGCAGACGAGAATGGATTTCAGGGGTACCCGATGAAGACGACCAAGATCACCGCGACGCTGCTCGCCGCGACGGCGCTCGCTGCCTTCGCTGCCGCGCCGGCGTCCGCCGCACCTGCAAAGCATCACCGCAAGGCTGTCGCCAAGCACGCTGCACCGAAGTCGCACGAGGCCGAGTTGCGCGCCCTGATCAACGCCCAGCAGGCGAAGATCGACCAGCTTTCCGCGCAGGTTGCCGCGATCAGCACCACCGCTGCCGCTCCGGCCGCTCCGACCGAGGCCGAAATCGCAGCGCGCGACGAGGCCGCCGCCAATTCGGAGTTCCTCAAGGCGCAGGTCGACTCGCTGCAGACCCAGCTCGAGGGCATCAAGACGCAGACTGCCGCGAATGCTCCGACGTGGGGCGGCTCTCCGCAGTGGAAGGGCTCGGGCTTCTCGTTCAAGCCGTCCGGCGAAATTCAGTATGACGCCGGGTATGTTTCGAACCCGGGCAATCATATCAACACGCCGAACCTTGGCTTCAACAACCGCGCGCGCCGCCTGCTGATCGGTGCCGCCGGCGACCTGCCGGGTGACTTCAAGTACTCGTTCCAGTTCAACTTCGCGCAGGGCATCGTCGACTACGAGGATCTCGTCCTCTCCTACGAGCCCAAGGGCAAGCCATGGAACGTCACCATCGGCTATTTCTACCCGTTCAACACCCTCGAGAACATGACGTCCAACAAGTTCACCTCTTTCGTAGAGCGCGCGCAGATGACCGACGCGTTCGGCGAGGGTCGACGCCTCGGCATCGGCTTCGGCTACGTTGCGGGCGATCTGCGCTTTAACGCCGGCGCGTTCGGCAACTCGATCAACGGCGGTACCGGCACCGCCGCGACCTTCGACAACAATGACTACGAGCTGTCGGCCCGCATGCTGTACGCTCCGCAGGCGCTCGGCGGACAGCTGCACTTCGCGGTTGCCGGACAGTACCGTCACTTCAAGACCAGTTCGTTCGGTATCCAGTACCGGGCACGCCCGTTCGTCCAGACGACCGACCAGCGCTTCGTCAACGACGTCGGCGTTGCCGGCAAGTCGGACTACATCCTCGGCGTCGAAGCGCTCGGGATCTTCGGCCCGCTGCACGTCGCGGGCGAAGGCCAGTACGTCAAGATCCAGGGCATCCAGCCCGGTGATAGCCTCGACAACGGCGAGGTCGCTTCGGGCGCCCGCCTCGCGTCCGATCCGAAGTTCTTCAGCGCCTACGGCGAAGTCGGTTACTGGCTGACCGGCGAGACCCGCGGCTACAAGAACGGCAAGGTCGACCGGACCAAGATCCTCAACGGGTTCGACAAGGGCGGTTGGGGCGGCTTCCAGCTCGTCGGCCGCGTCGACTACCTCGACATGCGCGACCGCGTCGGTGGTCCGAATGTCGGCACTCAGGTCGTCAACGGCATCCTGAACGGCGGCCAGCAGACCGGCTACCTCGCGGCGCTCAACTGGTGGCCGATCGATTACGTCCGCTTCACAGCGCAGTTCACGCACGCCAACATCAAGGGCGGACCGAACGTGATCCTCGCCGACCCGTCGAGCACCAGCCCGATCTACGACCGCAAGTACCACAGCGATATCGGCGTCGTCCGCGCCCAGATCGACTTCTAGGCCTCGAGCGACTTCAGACGACGAGCCGGGGAGGGGTTAGCGCTCCTCCCCGGAGTCGCGTTCGGGCAGTTCGATGACGCCCTCGTCGATGCCGGTCCGCGAGCTTACGAACACGAGTCCCATCAGGGCCGCACCGAGCATCAGCGACAGCGTGATGCCGAGCCCCATCGCGATCAGGAAGTGCAGGTGCATCGGGGTTCCCGTGCGCACCAGCCAGGTCACGGCGATCGCGACCACGATCAGCGAGAACGCGAACATCCACAGCATCAGTCGCCTGAACCAGCGCCAATGCTCGGCATTGCTGCGTTGCCCGGTAGCGATGGGCTCGGCCCCGGTCGTCTCCGCGCCAGCCATGGGCTTTCCTTTGCACTCATTCGGCGCGACACTTCGCTCCGGCCACCGACATATAAGCCGTCGGGGCCGCTTGGGGAGACGCGCGATGACGATTGGGTCGATGCTGGCCGGCAAGAAGCCTTTGGTGACGGTCACGCGCGCCGAGACGGTGCGTGACATCGCGCAGCTGCTCTACGAGCATCGAATCGGCGCGGTCCTGGTTGTCGAGGACGGGGAGATCCTCGGTATCGTCTCCGAGCGCGACATCGTCGCGGCGCTTCATGTCCACCAGGACGTACTCGACTGCACCGCCGGCGCGATCATGACCTCGCCGGTGATCACGGTGCCTCCCGGCCAACGAGTCGTTGCCGCCATGGCGGTGATGACAGATCGGCGGGTACGCCACCTGCCCGTGGTAGAGGGCACCCGTTGCCTCGGTCTCATCTCGATCGGCGACTTGGTGAAGCGCCGTATCGAGGATGCCGAACGTGAGACTTCGGAGCTCAAGGACTATATCCAGACAGCCTGAGATCCCCGGTTCAAGGGCCTTCAGGAGCCGCTGACGAAGGGCGTGGGCAGTTTTTTTACGTTTTTGCGAAAAACTTGTTGCCAGCCGGGAACCCCTCGCCTAGATAACCACCACCGGCGGACGGCGGTTCGGTTCTTCGAAACGCCCTCCACTCCGACAGCGCAGCAGCGGCCTAAAGCCCCTAAGGAAGGGCGGGTTGCTTGTTGCGGTTTTGGTTCGGGTTTCGAGTTCGACGCGGTGCAAACCGAAAAGAACCTGAAAAAGACGGTTGACGGGGAATGAGACGAGGCCCATAAGCCTCCCCCGACGCCGGGACGAACCACTGGGTTCGCTTCCGGGTCTCGAAGAAAAAAGCACTGTTCGGGTCTCCCCGTTAAATTGGGGACCAGAGCAGTGTGGCCCTTTCACTAGGGTAGCTCCCATTGGGTGCGACGCTCTTTCTCATCGTAGGTTGAATGAAGGGACATGTGGGCGGCGGTCGACGTTCCGGGCAATTTAGGGTCCGGGTCGCGTCGTAAATACGCTGCCTATATGTCTTCTATACGTTACCACATCGCTCCGGGCTTCGGCTCGGATATACGTTAGTGACGTTGTGCAGACAGATAGGCTCCTAAAACGGGGTTTCGTTCCAAGCTTGCTTGGGGCGTTATCTCGATCATGAACTTGAGAGTTTGATCCTGGCTCAGAACGAACGCTGGCGGCATGCCTAACACATGCAAGTCGAACGAGACCTTCGGGTCTAGTGGCGCACGGGTGCGTAACGCGTGGGAATCTGCCCTTAGGTACGGAATAACAGTGAGAAATTACTGCTAATACCGTATGATGTCTTCGGACCAAAGATTTATCGCCTAGGGATGAGCCCGCGTAGGATTAGCTAGTTGGTGGGGTAAAGGCCTACCAAGGCGACGATCCTTAGCTGGTCTGAGAGGATGATCAGCCACACTGGGACTGAGACACGGCCCAGACTCCTACGGGAGGCAGCAGTGGGGAATATTGGACAATGGGCGAAAGCCTGATCCAGCAATGCCGCGTGAGTGAAGAAGGCCTTCGGGTTGTAAAGCTCTTTTACCCGGGAAGATAATGACTGTACCGGGAGAATAAGCCCCGGCTAACTCCGTGCCAGCAGCCGCGGTAATACGGAGGGGGCTAGCGTTGTTCGGAATTACTGGGCGTAAAGCGTACGTAGGCGGCTTTTTAAGTCAGAGGTGAAATCCCGGTGCTCAACACCGGAACTGCCTTTGAGACTGGATCGCTTGAACGTCGGAGAGGTGAGTGGAATTCCGAGTGTAGAGGTGAAATTCGTAGATATTCGGAAGAACACCAGTGGCGAAGGCGGCTCACTGGACGACTGTTGACGCTGAGGTACGAAAGCGTGGGGAGCAAACAGGATTAGATACCCTGGTAGTCCACGCCGTAAACGATGAGAACTAGCTGTCGGGGCTCTTAGAGCTTCGGTGGCGCAGCTAACGCATTAAGTTCTCCGCCTGGGGAGTACGGCCGCAAGGTTAAAACTCAAAGGAATTGACGGGGGCCTGCACAAGCGGTGGAGCATGTGGTTTAATTCGAAGCAACGCGCAGAACCTTACCAGCGTTTGACATGGTAGGACGGCAGGGAGAGATTCCTGTCATCTCGCAAGAGACCTACACACAGGTGCTGCATGGCTGTCGTCAGCTCGTGTCGTGAGATGTTGGGTTAAGTCCCGCAACGAGCGCAACCCTCGCCTTTAGTTGCCATCATTTAGTTGGGCACTCTAAAGGAACCGCCGGTGATAAGCCGGAGGAAGGTGGGGATGACGTCAAGTCCTCATGGCCCTTACGCGCTGGGCTACACACGTGCTACAATGGCGGTGACAGAGGGTCGCAAACCGGCAACGGTGCGCTAATCTCCAAAAGCCGTCTCAGTTCGGATTGTTCTCTGCAACTCGAGAGCATGAAGGCGGAATCGCTAGTAATCGCGGATCAGCATGCCGCGGTGAATACGTTCCCAGGCCTTGTACACACCGCCCGTCACACCATGGGATTTGGATTCACCCGAAGGCAGTGCGCTAACCAGCAATGGAGGCAGCTGACCACGGTGGGTTTAGAGACTGGGGTGAAGTCGTAACAAGGTAGCCGTAGGGGAACCTGCGGCTGGATCACCTCCTTTCTAAGGATCCGGCGAAAAGCGCTCGATGATCGAAGGCCGTCTTGAAGCGGTCGTTGTAATTCGAGAATGCTTTCTCCTCTCCAAAGAACATTACCGCCGCCCTCATGTCCCTTCATCCTGGAATTGCCGCTGAGCAGCTTGGCGTCTCTGCGCCCTCGTCTAACGACGAGCTCGGCAGCGGGGGGCCGGTAGCTCAGTTGGTTAGAGCACACGCTTGATAAGCGTGGGGTCAGAAGTTCAAATCTTCTTCGGCCCACCAAGCTTCAGTTTGTGAATGTGCCGTTATGCGCACCATTCCTAAACTTTGGGGCCTTAGCTCAGTTGGGAGAGCGCTAGCTTTGCAAGCTTGAGGTCATCGGTTCGATCCCGATAGGCTCCACCAATTATATGCTTCCAGGATGAGGCAACCAGTTTGCCGCCAGCTTACGAGCTCGCGGTGATACGGGGCGGAAACGCCCCTCTTTGACATTGTGAATGGGTTTAGAAAATCGAATGCCGCAGGGCTTCGTCCGGGATCTTTCCCCGCGACGCAAGACTGTGGTGCTTGATGGACCGTAGAACCGTCGTCAGCTCAGTGCTGTCGTTGGTGGTGCGGGTCTTCAAGCGTGAGGTAAGGGCATATGGTGGATGCCTTGGCATGCACAGGCGATGAAGGACGTGGCACGCTGCGATAAGCTGTGGTGAGGTGTGAGCAACCTTTGACCCACAGATTTCCGAATGGGGAAACCCAATCTCTTCATCAAATTCGAGTTGATCTCGGTGGTCGCAAGACTGATCGGGATCAATTGGAGTTTGGTGTGGCGATTATCTCATGCTGAATACATAGGCATGAAGAAGCGAACCCGGGGAACTGAAACATCTCAGTACCTGGAGGAAAGGACATCAACCGAGACTCCGTTAGTAGTGGCGAGCGAACGCGGACCAGGCCAGTGGCCTCAAGTAAGTCAGCAGAACCGGATGGAAAGCCGGGCCAGAGCGGGTGACAGCCCCGTATGCGTTAGCGATCTTGAGGTCCTTGAGTAAGGCGGGACACGTGAAATCCTGTCTGAATATGGGGGGCCCACCCTCCAAGCCTAAGTACTCGTGCATGACCGATAGCGAACTAGTACCGTGAGGGAAAGGTGAAAAGCACCCCGATTAGGGGAGTGAAACAGTACCTGAAACCGTATGCCTACAAGCAGTTGGAGCCCCCTTGAGGGGTGACAGCGTACCTCTTGTATAATGGGTCAACGACTTAATATGTCATGCAAGCTTAAGCCGTTAGGTGAAGGCGTAGCGAAAGCGAGTCTGAATAGGGCGACCATAGTATGACGTATTAGACCCGAAACCCGGCGATCTAGGCATGACCAGGATGAAGGTGCGGTAACACGCACTGGAGGTCCGAACCGGTTAACGTTGAAAAGTTATCGGATGAGTTGTGTTTAGGGGTGA containing:
- a CDS encoding CBS domain-containing protein gives rise to the protein MTIGSMLAGKKPLVTVTRAETVRDIAQLLYEHRIGAVLVVEDGEILGIVSERDIVAALHVHQDVLDCTAGAIMTSPVITVPPGQRVVAAMAVMTDRRVRHLPVVEGTRCLGLISIGDLVKRRIEDAERETSELKDYIQTA
- the prmC gene encoding peptide chain release factor N(5)-glutamine methyltransferase; its protein translation is MPDSPPPLRGRDRLPLGDQGEGSSVQPRSIEPHPLSLAHKGAPVPPPRGGRVGSELRAAALRIDRLDAEVLLAHLLDTPRLSLLLDPERAIDATAFAALVDRRAAHEPVAYIAGVREFWSLDLHVAPGVLIPRPDSETLIEAAIRHFRDRSPATILDLGTGSGALLLAALSQWPAAIGVGIDASLAALAVAAANTTRLGFGDRARILAGGWEGTGAAFDIVLCNPPYVESGAELAPDVRDWEPAQALFAGADGLDAYRVLAPLLGAQIAEGGVACIEIGSGQGVTAAALFEAEGLSVRLERDLAGLPRCLVVTK
- a CDS encoding DUF4167 domain-containing protein, producing MIRNNNNQQNGRRRGRGGGGQGGGGGGGMPPRASGGQNYGNNNRLDIRQRGNATQLLDKYKTLARDAAQQGDRVASEYYLQYADHYFRVLNEIRERQPEHQRGPRPGYDADEDGEDVGNGYNPGYAAATADAAPAEDRDDQAGNQRYDNGNNGNGQREERQPRQYDNRIQEGRAPESRDQQGRDQQDDRQQDGRQQDDRGQQRENRQQDNRGQQDNRQQEGRQQEGRQPDNRGQDSRRDDGRETRRDRGEPRAERNPNGNARFESAPRPEGNARADSEPRPEAREVPRREPRAPRAPREDYRDERPRAAEPTRREPAPELALADDEPMISGLPGPATLAPAARAPAPVQVAAIPDDVAVITEEPPKRRRGRPRKVVEETPTGTVDA
- the prfA gene encoding peptide chain release factor 1, whose amino-acid sequence is MIAISPDRIAQIERRHADLASRMGNPDLASDQFVQLSKDYAELTPVAEAAATVRKLRDEHADLTALLADPEMKEMAEAEIGAVADAIPLAERALALKLLPRDTADDRPAMLEIRPGTGGDEAALFAGDLFRMYSRYAETQGWRVETISATAGEMGGLKEIVASITGAQVFARLKFEAGVHRVQRVPATETQGRIHTSAATVAVLPEAEEVDVTIDEAKDLRIDVFRSSGPGGQSVNTTDSAVRITHIPSGLVVIQQDEKSQHKNKAKALKVLRTRLYEQERAKLHDARAADRKSMVGSGDRSERIRTYNYPQGRVTDHRINLTLHRLPEIMEGPGLEELVSALIAEDEAARLADLDA